Part of the Caulobacter sp. SL161 genome is shown below.
CGTCGAAAGGCGCAAGCCGCATGAACGCGCCCGTCACTGATCTGCGCCTGGAAAACGCCGCCTGGGCCGCAGCGCAGCCGCGCCTGTCGGTGCTGATCCCGACCTTTCGCGACGACCCCAGCGCCCTGCTCAAGGCCCTGGACCAGACCAGCGCCGCCGTAGAGGTCGTGGTTCTGGACGACGGTGGCGGCGATGACGCCCTGGCCGAACGGATCGCCCGACGGATCGAGAAGATGCGCACCCCGGCCCGCTTTGTGCGCCTGTCGCGCAACGAGGGCCGCGCCAAGGGCCGCAACCGCCTGGCTTCGCACGCGCGCGGCGGCCACTTCCTGTTCCTGGACAGCGACATGCTGCCCGACACCCCCGACTTCCTGGACCGCTGGTCGGCGGTGGCCGACACCGGCGCGGCGGTGGCCTTCGGCGGCTTCACCCTGGACCAGACCCCTCAGCGTCCCGAGCACGCTCTGCACCGGGCCATGGCCCTGAAGAGCGACTGCACGCCAGCGCCCGAGCGCGCCAAGGCGCCGGAGAAGCACGTCTTCACCTCGAACCTGCTGGTACGCCGCGACGTCTTCGAGACCGTCGGCTTCGACGAGGGCTTCTCAGGCTGGGGTTGGGAGGATGTGGAGTGGGCGATGCGCGTCGCACGCCAGCATCCGATCCTGCACATCGACAACACCGCCACGCATCTGGGCCTGG
Proteins encoded:
- the hfsG gene encoding polysaccharide biosynthesis protein HfsG; translated protein: MNAPVTDLRLENAAWAAAQPRLSVLIPTFRDDPSALLKALDQTSAAVEVVVLDDGGGDDALAERIARRIEKMRTPARFVRLSRNEGRAKGRNRLASHARGGHFLFLDSDMLPDTPDFLDRWSAVADTGAAVAFGGFTLDQTPQRPEHALHRAMALKSDCTPAPERAKAPEKHVFTSNLLVRRDVFETVGFDEGFSGWGWEDVEWAMRVARQHPILHIDNTATHLGLDPAPVMAAKYEQSAANFARVVASHRDVVSAYPSYKVAKLLKAVPLSSVWRPLLKQVALAEAAPVSLRAFAMRLYRAALYSEAV